A genomic stretch from Methylophilus medardicus includes:
- a CDS encoding YggS family pyridoxal phosphate-dependent enzyme, with amino-acid sequence MTTLSENLATIQQQITAAQTRFQAAQTVTLCAVSKTQSAEVIRAAYAAGQTVFGENYVQEALQKQADLEDCAIAWHFIGPIQSNKTQPIARHFDWVHSVDRLKIAQRLSDARPPERGPLNICLQVNISEEQSKSGASGDELLELALNIKQLPNLQLRGLMAIPAPCHTFEEQRDQFRQVRALFDHLNAQGLQLDTLSIGMSNDFAAAIAEGATLVRIGTAIFGARVRVTPSDSATKGP; translated from the coding sequence ATGACTACCCTCTCTGAAAACCTCGCCACGATTCAACAACAGATTACAGCGGCGCAAACACGTTTTCAGGCGGCCCAGACTGTGACCTTGTGTGCCGTGAGTAAAACGCAATCGGCGGAGGTGATCCGTGCCGCTTATGCTGCAGGCCAAACCGTCTTTGGCGAAAACTATGTACAAGAGGCACTGCAAAAACAAGCTGACCTTGAAGACTGTGCTATCGCGTGGCACTTTATCGGACCGATTCAAAGCAACAAAACACAGCCCATCGCCCGTCATTTCGACTGGGTGCACTCTGTGGATCGGCTTAAAATTGCCCAACGGCTGTCTGATGCCCGTCCCCCGGAGCGCGGGCCACTCAATATCTGCCTGCAAGTCAACATCAGTGAAGAGCAAAGCAAAAGTGGTGCCAGTGGTGATGAACTATTAGAACTCGCCTTAAATATCAAACAGTTGCCAAACTTGCAGTTGCGAGGCTTGATGGCGATTCCCGCCCCTTGTCACACCTTTGAGGAACAGCGTGACCAATTTCGGCAGGTGCGTGCTTTGTTTGATCACTTAAACGCGCAGGGCCTGCAACTAGACACCCTTTCCATCGGCATGAGCAATGATTTTGCTGCGGCTATCGCCGAAGGTGCAACCTTGGTGCGCATAGGCACTGCAATTTTCGGTGCCCGTGTCCGCGTAACCCCCTCAGACTCTGCAACAAAAGGACCTTGA